One Brevibacterium spongiae DNA segment encodes these proteins:
- a CDS encoding LmeA family phospholipid-binding protein, producing the protein MTTARTLEYPQPDNGRPPRRRRRTTFIVSAIVIVLTLIIGAIAADRIVDYTTEQRIAQGLTDYGEADVSVEGFPVLTQMAAGKLNEVHITADEATYEGVDFTNVDAKLFDVPTDTTHPIGTVDATAVLPHSTLDELAAEHANLPEGMTFTTVDGELFLKGSMLGQDLLIGIDPKAEGRRAVVDATTIRLGSAEIPVDRLPGFLTSAISDIVIDLDFLPAGLELTDITATEAGLKVRLHGSGVTLE; encoded by the coding sequence ATGACCACGGCCAGGACCCTCGAATACCCTCAGCCTGACAACGGTCGACCGCCGCGGCGGCGCCGGAGGACGACGTTCATCGTCTCGGCGATCGTCATCGTCCTCACCCTCATCATCGGAGCGATCGCGGCCGATCGGATCGTCGACTATACGACCGAGCAGCGCATTGCGCAGGGCCTGACGGACTACGGTGAGGCCGACGTCTCGGTCGAAGGCTTCCCCGTGCTCACCCAGATGGCCGCCGGGAAACTGAATGAAGTGCATATCACCGCTGATGAGGCCACCTATGAGGGCGTCGACTTCACGAATGTCGACGCGAAGCTCTTCGACGTCCCGACCGACACGACGCATCCCATCGGCACCGTCGATGCCACCGCGGTCCTCCCCCACTCCACTCTCGACGAGCTCGCCGCCGAGCACGCGAACCTGCCGGAGGGGATGACGTTCACGACCGTCGACGGTGAGCTCTTCCTCAAAGGCTCGATGCTCGGCCAGGATCTGCTCATCGGCATCGATCCGAAGGCCGAGGGCAGACGGGCAGTCGTCGATGCAACGACGATCCGCCTCGGCTCGGCGGAGATCCCCGTCGACCGTCTGCCCGGGTTCCTCACCTCGGCGATCTCCGATATCGTCATCGACCTCGACTTCCTGCCCGCCGGACTCGAACTCACCGATATCACCGCCACCGAGGCGGGGCTCAAGGTCCGCCTCCACGGATCCGGGGTCACGCTGGAGTAG
- a CDS encoding M20 family metallo-hydrolase: MITPQRDRVASELTELSTLTDSDRPGWTRRALSEFDVSGREFARRLMQQAGMDTRIDGAGNVIGVLPGRLGGRQIMLGSHTDTVDGGGRFDGIVGVLGAIEVVRLIREQNIRVDHDLVIVVFFNEEPNDFGLFCVGSRAMTGQVDRSILALQDPTGRSLADALPDSRIDPEEFLTAAYDFTPVTAFLELHIEQGPELERSERQIGVVETITGINHFRALFIGRQDHAGTTPMDVRADAGCAAAGTVLAVESIAESGTNTRGTSGQLRFTPEAVNVVSQIASLEGEFRGPDGSWLNEAQRRLAAAAGTEAEKRGVEVEVEWTTDDAPVPLHEPITSTITEVADDFGLTRATMFSGAGHDAGIIAAKTQVGMIFVPSVDGRSHCPEEFTDFADITPGISVLLETVLRIDRRGRD, from the coding sequence ATGATCACTCCCCAACGCGACCGTGTCGCTTCCGAACTCACCGAACTGTCGACGCTGACCGACTCCGATCGTCCCGGTTGGACACGGCGTGCGCTGAGCGAATTCGACGTCTCGGGTCGCGAATTCGCCCGAAGGCTCATGCAACAGGCCGGGATGGACACCCGGATCGACGGCGCCGGCAATGTCATCGGGGTCCTGCCCGGCCGCCTCGGTGGCCGTCAGATCATGCTCGGATCCCACACCGACACCGTCGACGGCGGCGGACGCTTCGACGGGATTGTCGGAGTCCTCGGCGCGATCGAAGTGGTGCGGCTCATCCGTGAGCAGAACATCCGTGTCGACCACGATCTGGTGATCGTCGTATTCTTCAACGAGGAGCCCAACGACTTCGGTCTCTTCTGCGTCGGCTCCCGGGCGATGACCGGTCAGGTCGACCGAAGCATCTTGGCGCTGCAGGACCCCACCGGTCGCAGCCTCGCCGACGCGCTTCCGGACTCACGAATCGATCCCGAGGAATTCCTCACGGCCGCCTACGACTTCACACCGGTGACCGCATTCCTCGAACTTCACATCGAGCAGGGACCCGAACTCGAGAGGTCAGAACGGCAGATCGGCGTCGTCGAGACCATCACCGGAATCAATCACTTCCGGGCCCTCTTCATCGGTCGCCAGGATCACGCTGGCACAACGCCGATGGACGTCCGCGCCGATGCCGGCTGTGCCGCCGCCGGGACAGTGCTCGCGGTGGAATCCATCGCCGAATCGGGAACGAACACCCGTGGCACCAGCGGACAGCTCCGCTTCACCCCGGAAGCCGTCAACGTCGTCTCACAGATTGCGAGCCTCGAAGGCGAGTTCCGCGGCCCCGACGGCTCCTGGCTCAATGAGGCTCAGCGTCGTCTGGCCGCAGCGGCGGGAACCGAAGCTGAGAAGCGCGGAGTCGAGGTGGAAGTCGAATGGACCACCGATGACGCGCCCGTCCCCCTGCATGAGCCGATCACCTCCACCATCACCGAGGTGGCCGACGACTTCGGACTGACCCGTGCCACCATGTTCTCCGGCGCCGGGCACGATGCCGGGATCATCGCCGCGAAGACCCAGGTCGGCATGATCTTCGTGCCCTCGGTCGACGGGCGCAGCCACTGCCCAGAGGAATTCACCGACTTCGCCGACATCACCCCGGGGATCTCAGTCCTGCTCGAGACCGTTCTGCGCATCGACCGTCGCGGTCGCGACTGA
- a CDS encoding SulP family inorganic anion transporter, whose protein sequence is MTTPIPAETADDARRYRPDPSVLTALTSPRLLTREVLAGLVVGLALIPEAIAFSIIAGVDPKVGLFSAFIMATSIAFLGGRPAMISAATGAVALVIAPVAREHGMDMFIATVMLAGVFQILLAVFGVAKLIRFIPRSVMVGFVNALSILVFAAQVPHVIGVPWMVYPLLAIGIAVLVFMPKLTKVVPAPLVTIVLITGIAVVFAIDVPTVSDQGELPRSLPELFIPHVPLTWQTLSTIAPYSLAMALVGLMESLMTAKLVDEITDTHSNKTRESWGQGAANMLSGLFGGMGGCAMIGQTMINVRASGARTRISTFMAGAFLLVLVVVLGDIVGMIPMVALAAIMMMVCIDTFEWHSIRISTLRTLPKSETFVMIATVAVVVATGNLAIGVVVGVFVASVLFVRRVAHFVTVERAIVPPDPDAAGTAADAAATVADVAGADSTDTEAVAHYVVRGELFFASSNDLTTQFHYTHDPGRVVIDMTESHVWDASTVAALDAIVTKYEALGTKVELRGMNEYTEALHARLSGGLG, encoded by the coding sequence GTGACGACTCCCATCCCCGCCGAAACGGCCGACGACGCTCGCAGGTACCGCCCCGATCCCTCAGTGCTCACGGCACTGACCTCGCCGAGGCTGCTCACCCGAGAGGTCCTCGCCGGCCTCGTCGTCGGGCTGGCCCTCATTCCCGAAGCGATCGCGTTCTCGATCATCGCCGGGGTCGACCCGAAGGTGGGCCTGTTCTCCGCCTTCATCATGGCCACCTCCATCGCCTTCCTCGGCGGGCGTCCGGCCATGATCTCCGCGGCGACCGGCGCGGTGGCCCTCGTCATCGCTCCGGTGGCCCGCGAACACGGGATGGACATGTTCATCGCCACCGTCATGCTCGCCGGTGTGTTCCAGATCCTGCTGGCCGTCTTCGGGGTTGCGAAGCTCATCCGCTTCATCCCCCGCAGCGTGATGGTCGGCTTCGTCAACGCCCTGTCCATCCTTGTCTTCGCAGCCCAAGTTCCCCATGTCATCGGGGTCCCCTGGATGGTCTACCCGCTGTTGGCCATCGGCATCGCAGTCCTCGTGTTCATGCCGAAGCTGACGAAGGTCGTGCCGGCACCGCTGGTCACGATCGTGCTCATCACCGGCATCGCCGTCGTCTTCGCCATCGACGTTCCCACCGTCAGCGACCAGGGCGAACTGCCGCGCAGCCTGCCCGAGCTCTTCATCCCCCATGTTCCGCTGACCTGGCAGACGCTTTCGACGATCGCCCCGTATTCGCTGGCGATGGCTCTGGTCGGGCTGATGGAGTCGCTGATGACTGCGAAGCTCGTCGACGAGATCACCGACACCCACTCGAACAAGACCCGCGAGTCCTGGGGACAGGGGGCCGCGAACATGCTCTCGGGCCTCTTCGGCGGCATGGGCGGCTGCGCGATGATCGGACAGACGATGATCAACGTCCGCGCCTCCGGGGCGAGGACGAGGATCTCGACTTTCATGGCCGGAGCGTTCCTGCTCGTCCTCGTCGTCGTCCTCGGCGACATCGTGGGCATGATCCCGATGGTCGCGCTCGCTGCGATCATGATGATGGTCTGCATCGACACCTTCGAGTGGCATTCGATCCGGATCTCGACGCTGCGAACGCTGCCGAAGTCCGAGACCTTCGTCATGATAGCCACCGTCGCGGTCGTCGTCGCCACCGGCAACCTCGCCATCGGAGTCGTCGTCGGCGTGTTCGTGGCAAGTGTGCTCTTCGTCCGCCGTGTCGCCCATTTCGTCACCGTCGAACGCGCGATCGTCCCGCCCGATCCTGACGCGGCCGGGACCGCTGCGGACGCGGCCGCGACTGTTGCGGACGTGGCCGGCGCCGATTCCACCGACACCGAGGCGGTCGCCCACTATGTTGTCCGCGGCGAACTCTTCTTCGCCTCCTCGAACGACCTGACCACGCAGTTCCACTACACCCACGATCCGGGCAGGGTCGTCATCGACATGACAGAATCGCACGTCTGGGACGCCTCGACCGTGGCCGCTCTCGACGCGATCGTGACGAAGTACGAAGCGTTGGGCACCAAGGTCGAACTCCGCGGCATGAATGAGTACACCGAGGCACTCCACGCTCGACTGTCGGGTGGACTGGGGTAG
- a CDS encoding antitoxin, producing MAFDKFLDKAKNLANDPKVKDKLNSEKAEKVTDSILDKAAGVAESLTGGKHSDKIKKARDAADNAIGSDRGQPGGANRGDDVRRDEARGDDVHGDEVRRDDRGDGGFDSDNGSAGNR from the coding sequence ATGGCATTCGACAAGTTCCTCGACAAAGCCAAGAACCTCGCCAACGACCCCAAGGTCAAGGACAAGCTCAATTCGGAGAAGGCCGAGAAGGTCACCGATTCGATCCTCGACAAAGCGGCAGGCGTCGCAGAGTCGCTGACCGGCGGCAAGCACTCGGACAAGATCAAGAAGGCCCGTGATGCCGCCGACAACGCGATCGGTTCGGACCGTGGCCAGCCCGGTGGAGCGAACCGCGGCGACGATGTTCGCAGAGACGAGGCCCGCGGAGACGATGTCCACGGAGACGAAGTCCGCAGAGATGATCGCGGCGACGGTGGTTTCGACAGCGACAACGGATCTGCCGGAAATCGCTGA